CATCACCATCCTCGGCTTCCAGAAGCAGCTGTACAGCTACTTCGTCATCATCGCCGGGTCGGTCGTCGCGGCCGGCGCGTGGCTGGTGCTCGAGAAGACCCGGTTCGGGCTCGTCGTCCGCGCCGGCTCGATGGACCGCGACATGGTCCGTCACCTCGGCATCGACATCGACCGCTACTACACCCTCGTCTTCGCGTTCGGGGCGTTCCTGGCCGCCGTCGGCGGGGTCATCCTCGCCGGCCGGCAGTCGGTCGACCCCGGCATGGGTGCCGGCGTCATCATCCCGGCGTTCATCGTCGTGGTGCTCGGCGGCCTCGGGAGCTTCCGCGGCGCGGTCGCGGGTGGCCTGCTCGTCGGCGTCGTCCAGACGCTGGTACGCTGGCAACTCCCGTTCCTCGAGGGGCTCGTCGTCTTCCTGCTGATGATCGGCGTCCTGCTGGTCCGCCCGCAGGGCCTGTTCGGCAGCCCCGAGTGGCACGACCCCGGCGAGTCCGGTGGCGACCTGCTCACGGGCGCCGGCGGCGGCCTGCTCACGCCACAGCAACGGAAGTTGCTCGGCGGGGGCGTCGTCGCCTTGCTGTTCCTGGCGCCACTCGGCATCGGGAACCTCTGGGGCTCGTACTTCGTGAACACGTTCCTCGTCGACATCCTCATCTGGGCGCTGTTCGCGCTCAGTCTCGACCTCGTGATGGGCTACACCGGCCTGGTGTCGCTGGGCCACGTCCTGTTCTACGGGGTCGGCGCGTACGCGACGGTGCTGTTCGCGCTGTACCTGCTCCCGTCGGTCTGGATCGCGCTCCTGGTCGGCATCCTCGTCGCGGCACTCATCGCGTGGGTCGTCGGGTACCTGTCCATCCGGGTCTCCGGCGTCTACTTCTCGATGATCACGCTGGCGTTCGCCGAACTGTTCGCCAGCCTGACGGTGAAGATGCCGGGCCTGCGCGCGGAGATCAACCCGTTCCTCGCCTCCATCGGCGTCCCGACCATCCCGCCGCTCACGCAGGGTGAGGACGGCATCGGGGCCGGCGAGCTGTACTACGGACTCACGTCCGGGCCCGAGTTCGGCAACGTCGCCCTGCTCGGCGACATCATGCTGAACTACTACGTCGTGCTCGTGCTGGTCGTGGTCTCGTACTTCGTGGCTCGCCGCCTCATCGACGCCCCCTTCGGGAGCGTCCTGCAGTCCATCCGCGAGTCCGAACAGCGCGCGTCGTTCCTCGGCTACGACACGACCGCGTACAAGCGCCGGGCGTTCGTCGTCAGCGGGGCCCTCGGTGGCCTCGCCGGCGGCCTGCGCGCGACCCAGACGCTGGGTCGGGCGTCGCCCGGGTTCCTCGACTGGCTCCTCTCGGGCGAGGTCATCGTCATGACCTTGCTCGGCGGGATGGGGACCCTGTACGGCCCGATGATAGGGGCGGCCGGGTTCATCTCGCTGCAGGAGCTGCTGCTCGAACAGGGTATCGGCTACTGGCAGGGCGTCCTCGGCGTCGTCTTCGTCCTGTTCGTCATCTTCGTCCCGCGCGGCCTCGTCTCGGTGCCGTCGCTCATCAAGCAGCGCCAGCAGGCGATGTCCGGCGGGGAAGGTGGCTCTCCCGACGCCGAACCCACGGAGGTGAGTGACTGATGGCGACCGCACACGACGCGACCGACTCGTTCGACACCGGCGACCCCGTGCTCGAGACGCGTGAGCTCACCCGGCGCTTCGGCGAGCTGGTTGCCACGGACGACCTCTCCATCGAGGTCCAGGCCGGCGAGTTCCGGAGCATCATCGGCCCGAACGGCGCCGGGAAGACCACCCTGTTCAACCTCGTCTCGGGGGCGCTGTACCCGAGCGAGGGGGCGGTCATCTTCCAGGGCGAGGACGTCTCCCGGCTCCCACCCCACAAGCGCGTGAAGAAGGGCATCGGGCGCTCGTTCCAGATCACCAACGTCTTCGGGGGCCTCTCGGTCCGCGAGAACGTCCGACTCGCCGCACAGGCGACCGTCGGTGAGCGCTCGCCCGTCCAGAACCTCTTCGGCAACAAGGACTCGTTCCCCGACCTGAACGAGCGCACCGACGACGTGCTCTCCCGGGTCGGCCTCGACGGCCGCGGGGACGAGCGCGCCTCGGCGATGGCCTACGGCGACCGGCGCCGGCTGGAGATCGGCCTCGTGCTCGCGACCGACCCGGACCTCGTCATGCTCGACGAGCCCACCGCGGGCATGAGCGCCGACGAGACCCGTGCCACGATGGAACTCATCGGGGACGTCCTCTCGGACAGGACCGTCCTGCTCATCGAACACGACATCGAACTCGTCATGAACGCATCCGACCGCATCACGGTCCTGAACCGCGGCTCAGAGCTCGCGACCGGCGCACCAGAAGAGGTCGCGGAGAACGACGAGGTCCAGCAGGCCTACCTCGGCGGTGGTGTGGTATGAGCCTGCTCGAACTGGAGAACGTCCACGGCGGCTACGGGGAGACGGAGGTGCTCTCCGGCGTCACCATGGACGTCGAGGACGGCGAGGTCGTCTCGCTGGTCGGCCGCAACGGCGTCGGCAAGACGACCACCCTGCGGAGCATCGTCGGCGTCGTCGAGACGTCGAAGGGTGCCATCCGGTACCAGGGCGAGGACATCACCGAGGCGTCCGCGGAGGACGTCGCCCGGAAGGGCATCGGCTTCGTCCCGGAGGAGCGCCGGGTCTTCCCCGGCCTGACCGTCACCGAGAACCTCCGGATGGGCCGCTTCGGCGGCAGCGACACCGCCCACCGGCGCTCCGTCGAGGACATCTGGCAGCTCGACGCCTTCGAGAACCTGCGCGAGCGCAAACAGAGCCGCGGCGCCGACCTCTCCGGCGGGGAGCAACAGATGCTCTCCATCGCCCGGGCGATGGTCGCCGGCGCGGACCTGCTCCTGCTCGACGAACCGACGGAGGGGCTCGCGCCCATCATCGTCGAACGCGTCGCCGACCTGGTGACCGAGTTGAACGAGGAGGGCATCTCGGTCCTGCTGGTCGAGCAGAACGTCGCGGTGGCGAGCCAACTCGCCGACCGCGTGTTCATCCTCGACAAGGGCCAGATCGTCTACGAGGGCACGCCAGAGGAACTGGACGAGAACGAATCCGTGCGCGACAGGCACCTCGGGGTGAGCATCTGACGGGTGCGCCTGTCGCCACCTGAAGCTATTTACTGACACGAAAGATGGTTCAAAACATGGTCTACAACGAGATCGAAACCGCATCACGAGCAGAGGTCACAGCACTGCAGAGCAAGCGCCTTCGCGAGACCGTCGAGCACGTCTACGAGAACGTGCCGTGGTACCGCGAGCAGTTCGAGGAGCTGGGCATCACGCCCGAGGACATCGAGACCATCGACGACATCACGAAGCTCCCGTTCACCACGAAGGAGGACATCCGCGACAACTACCCGATGGACCTGTTCGCGGTCGACCGCAGCGAACTGCGGCGCATCCACGCCTCCTCCGGGACGACGGGCAAGCCCAAGATCGTCGGCTACACCGAGGACGACCTCGGCGTCTGGCGCGAGGCCATGGCGCGCTCGCTGAAGGCGGGCGGCGTCGAACCCGGCATGATGGTCCAGAACGCCTACGGCTACGGGCTGTTCACGGGCGGCCTCGGCTTCCACGACGGCATCCAGGAACTCGGCGCCTCGGTCATCCCGACCGGCGGCGGGAACACGGCCCGCCAGCTCGACATGCTGCAGGACCTCGAATCGGACGTGCTCTGTTGCACCCCGTCGTACTGCCTCTACCTCGCCGAGGAGGCCGAAGAGCGCGGCATCGACCTCAGCGAACTGCCCCTCTCGCGGGTCGTCATCGGTGCCGAGCCGTTCACCGACCCCATGCGCGAGGAGATCGAGGAGGCCCTCGGCGTCAGCGCGGTCGACGTGTACGGCCTCTCCGAGGTCATCGGCCCGGGCGTCTCCATCGAGTGTACCGAGGCCCAGGACGGCCTGCACATCTGGGAGGACCACTTCTACCCGGAGGTCCTGGACCCCGAGACGGGCGAACCCGTCGGCGAGGGCGAGGAGGGTGAACTCGTCATCACCTCGCTCACCAAGCAGGCCCTGCCCATGATCCGGTACCGCACCGGCGACATGACCCGGCTCAACTACGACACCTGCGAGTGTGGCCGCACGATGGTCCGCATGGACAACATCACCGGCCGCGCCGACGACCTCATCATCGTCCGCGGGGTCAACGTCTACCCGAGCCAGATCGAGGAGGTCATGCTCGACATGGAGGACGTCGCGCCGTACTACCGCATCGACCTCTACCGGAAGGGCAACCTCGACACCATGGAGCTCACGGTCGAGTACCACGAGGACTACGAGGGCACCCACGCCGAACTCGAGGCACAGATCGAGAACCGCCTCAAGGACGTCCTCGACGTCAAGCCCGACGAGATCGAGGTCGTCGGCCCGGGCGTCATCGAGCGCACCGAGGTCGGCAAGGTCAAGCGCGTCTTCGACCACAGAGAGGAGTAAACTCCTCGCGAGCCCCCGCTTGCTTCGCTCGCGGGGACACCGCGAAGTGTAACCTCTTCGCGAGCCTCACTCGCTTCGCTCGCCGATCGCTGTTTTTTACCCTGGCTTGCAAGCTAATGGAGAACGTACTTACAGCCGTAGCGTCGCGTCCCGTACGTGACGTTCAGCATCTGCGTCAGAGAGTCCTGCGGCGACCACGACCGGTTCGGCGTCGCCGTGACGACGCGGATGCCCGGTATCGGAGACCTCTCGCCGTTCGTCTCCCGACACGGCGCGGTGGCCGTCCAGGGTCACGTCACGGGGGCACTCGGCCCGCGGCTTCTCGACCTGCTCGCCGATGGCTACTACCTCGACGACGTGATCCAGACCGTCCTCGGGCCCGAACTCGACCCGGAGAACCGGCAGATACACGGGGTCGACAGCCACGGGACGGCCACCTACACCGGCGAGGGGTGCAACGACTGGCGTGGCCACCGGAGTGGCACGAACTACACCGTCGCCGGCAACCTGCTCGCCTCGGACGCAGTCCTCGACGCGATGGCCGAGTGCTACGAGGACGGCGACCGTGACGAGGACCTCGCGAAGCGGCTCATCGACGTGCTCGAGGCCGGCGAGGACGCGGGGGGCGACCGTCGCGACCTCGACATCCAGTCCGCCACGCTCCGGGTGGTCGACCCGGAGGCACCACTCGGAGATTCGTACTACAACGACCTTCGGACGAACGCGACGCGGACGCCACTCGCGGACCTGCGGGAGCACTACGAACTCGGGGTCGAGGGGCGGGCGGTCGTCGCGGACCGGTACGACTGGGAGTGAGAAACAGCGGGAGTCCCGTCCTCAGCCCGACGAGAACCGCCGTCCGGCGTCACCATCGCGGTCGAGTCTGGCCGCCACGAACCCGACGACGCCAGCCACGAGCAGGACCGCCGGCACGCCGAACAGCAACACCGTGAGCCCCATCGACATGCCGGCGCCGAGGTAGAGGCCCAGGCCGAAGGCGACCGTACCGAGGAACCCGAGGACTGCGCCCCCGGCGGCCCAGAGCCCGCGGGTCACGCCCTCGGTGGGGGTGCCCGTGGCGGTCTGGTCGCGGTACCAGAGGCCGACGAAGGTGGCGAACAGGGCGGTCAGGCCGGCGTAGACGCCGACCGGGAGCCCGACCAGCAGCGAGAACTCTATCTGCGGTGCCAACAGGGCTGTCACGCCGACCGTCGTGAGGACGAACCCGAGGATGGCGGCGAGGACCGCGACCAGGGCTCTGACTATCGTCTTCATGAGTGATACTACGACAGCCGCGGATATATCGAGCGATGCCGGCTCTCGTGCGCTGAGAACGACGATTCGCGTGTCTCCCCGGAGACTACAGCAATCACTTGTCCTTTGCGAAGAAGTACCACGGTTCGGCGAGACGTTCGACCGTGACGCGACCCGCCCTCCCCGTCCTCCTGGTCGTCTGCGTCCTCCTCGCCGGCTGTTCGGGGCTGCTGCCCGGCGACGGGACGCCGACCACCGACGGCACCGAACCCGCGACCGAGTCCCGCCAGCCGACCACGACAGCCCCGGCGACCGCCACGACGCCGCCGACGCCGGCACGGCGAACCGCCGTCCCCACGGTCGAACCCCTCTCACCGCCCGAGGAGCCACCCGAGCCACGGGCCGTCGCGACCAACTTCTCGCACGACCCGGCCGTCGACACCGTCTACCGGCGGGTCGAGACTCTCCGCGGGGTGACGGCCCGCGAGCAGGTCAAGGTCGAGGCACACGCGGTCGCCATCGTGGACCAGGAGGGTGAACCCATGGAACCCGGCGACCCCTTCGACTACCCCGACGACGCGAAGCACCTCGGCGAGTTGCAGGCGAAGGTCCTCCAGTTCTACAGTTCGAGGGAGGTGCCACTGCTCGGTGCGGCCGCCTCGGGCTTCGCCGACGAGACCTCGGTCGGGGTGATGAACGAGGAACGCTACGAAGGGCTGTTCTCCGAGTCGTTCGAGGCGTTGCTGGTCCACGAGTTCGTCCACACGCTCCAGGAGCAGTACGGCATCACCGAGCGCGAGCGCTACCGGAGCACGACCGACGGGTACTACGCCCGGCTGATGCTCACCGAGGGCGACGCGACCCTGACGACGTACCGGTACTGGCGGCAGTACGACCTCCCGGGCCGGAACCCGCTCGCGGCCCGGAACCGGACCGAGCCACGGGGCTACTGGACGTTCGGCTTCAGCGACAAGACCCGGTACTACGGGGCGCTGTACCTCCAGTCGGTCCCCGCGGACCGCCGGAACGACCACGTCGCGAACCCGCCCGATACGACCGCCGAGGTGATGCACCCGAACCAGTCGTGGGACCTGCCCGGCCCGGCCGTGACGGCACCGGCGCCCGACGACTGGTCGACCGCCTCCCGGAACCGCGTCGGGGAACTCGCGGTCCGGTACGCGCTCCGGACGAACGACGTGCCCTACCGCCGGGCAGCCACCGCCAGCACCGGCTGGTGGAACGACTCGCTCCGGACCTTCGACCGGCCCGACGGCGTCGCGGCCAGCTGGGCCACCCGGTGGGCGAGCGAGGAGGACGCGACCGAGTTCGCCGGGACCTGGCGGGACATGCTCGGCAACCTGAACGCGACCGAGCGCGACGGGGTCCTCACGGTCCCCGGGACCGACCACCGGCCGACGATGCACTACGTCGTCGTCACCGACGGACGGGTCGTGTACGTGGCTGCGGCCGAGACGCAGGCGCTGGCCGAGGCGGTGGCTGAGTCGTTCCCCGTGGACGACCGCCGTATCGAGGACGACCCGCGCAAGTGAGTCACCCGGACGAGGACCGCTGTCCTGGCGCTACACCGGAGTCGCCTCCGCCCACGACGTAGCCGACGATTGCTGCGACGAGCACGACGGCCGGGACCCCGAGCACGAGCATCCCGATGCCGATGCTCGCGTCGAAGACGAGGTACAGGGCGAGGCCGAGCGCGGTCGAGAGGACGAAGGCAGCCACGCTCGCGACGGCCGACCATCGGAGGCGGGCTGCGGTCCTGCCAGGTTCCCCTGTGGCGACCCGGTCACGGTACCACAGGCCGACGTAGGCCACGAAGACGGCCGTCGTCCCGGCGTAGACGCCCATCGGGAGACCGATGAGCAGCGAGAACGCTATCTCTGACTCGAAACCGGCGGTGACCGCGACGGTGACGAGGGCGAACCCCAGGATGCCGGCGACGAGGGCGACCAGTGCGCGAAGGAACGTATTCACGATGAGTGATACGTCAGCCGAAGAGATATATGCCGCTGGCGGCTCTCACGGGCCGAGAACGTGCTCCCGGGCCCCACGTCCTCCTGGTCAGTCCACGAACCGGTACACCCGGCCGCGGAAGGTCGCCACGCGGTCGCCGTCGGCGGTCACGTCGATGCTGTACTCGGCGGTCCGCCCGGCCATGTGGGTCTCCTCGGCCTCGGCGCGGAGCGTCTGGCCGACCTCGACCGCCTCGAGGTAGGACATGTTGGTCTCCAGTGCGACCGCGGTGGTCCCGTGGGAGTTCGACGAGGCGGCAAAGGCCGCGTCGGCCAGCGAGTACACGGCGCCGCCGTGGGGGGTCCCGTGGAAGTTCAGCATGTCCTCGGTCACCTCCAGTTCCGTCACCGCGGTCCCCGCACCGAGGTCGACGAGTTCGATGCCGAGCTTCGCGCAGAACGGGTCCGATTCGATGTGTTCGCGGGTCTCCTCGGGAATCTCGCTCATGACTGCACCTCCTGGACGCGCCCGCCGTTGACGAACAGTTCCTCTGGCGGGAGCCGCCCCTCCGGGTAGTCGTCGTGGTACTCCATGAGCTGGAACAGCGTCCCGGTCGGGTTCGCCGGGGAGACGAACGCCTCGGTCCAGGTGTCGAACTCGGCGTAGTCGACGACCCGGAGGTCCGCGTCGGCGGCTTCGAGTCCGTCGATGACGACCTCGATGTCCGCCACCTCGAGGGTGACGTGGTGGAGGCCCGCGCCCTCGCGGTCGAGGAACTCCGTCAGGAAGGAGTCCTCCTCGATGGGTTCGATGAGTTCGATGCGGGAGGCGTCGCCCAGCCGGTAGTAGACCCAGCGAAAGCGGTCCTCGACGGTCTCGTCGGAGAGCTTCTCGCACCCGAGCGCCCGCAACACGGGTTCCGCGTCGGCCACCGATTCGACGGCGATGCCGACGTGGTCGACCCGTATCGGTGTGTCGTGTGTCATCGGGGGACAACACGACCGGGGCACCCTTAGCCCTTCAGGTGGTCACACGCCCGGCCGGTATCGGTACTCCGCCTCGTCCTCAGACGTGGTCGGCCAGCACGTCGTCGAGCGTCTCCGCGACCGTGTCCGGGTCGGGGTCGGTGATGGTGAACTCGCTCGACTCCGCGGCGAACTCCTCGAAGTCCTCGATGCCGCCCTCGGGTTCGACCTGCACGACCGCGGTGAGGCCGTCGTCGTCAGGGACGAACACCGCCTCGAGGTCGCCCGAGTCGGCGTACTCGTCGGATTGCGGCACGAAGTCGAACTCCTGGACGAACGGGCGCGCCGGGTCGACCGTGTGGGCCTCCTTGCAGTCGGCCTCGTCGAAGGCGTACCCGAGGGCGTCTGCGGCGTCGAAGAAGGCCTGCCGGTACGGGTCGGGGTCGACCGTGATGGAGTCCCTGTCGGTCGGGTCGATGGACCAGTCGATGTCGAGGCCGGTCTTCAGCCAGACGTTCGTGCTGCCGACGGTGACGGGGGTCGCCGCGGGGACCGTCACGTCGACCTCGATTGTCCGGTGCGACCCGGCCGCGATGGTGAAGTCCTCGGCGGCGGTGGTCGAGTCGATGACCGCCGTGGCGTGACTGGTCCCGGCCCAGTAGCGCGTGACGAACGCGAAGGAGATGCCGTCGACCTGCTGGTCGGCGTCGCCCCCGTCGACCTCGACGGTGAGCGTCAGTTCCGTCCCGGGCGTCACCTTGTTCCGGGGCAGGACGGTGTCGACCGTGGCCGCACCGATGCCCACGCTGGAGAGTACGCGTCGCATTGGGCGGAAGATGCACTGGCGGGTAGTTAACGGTTCGGTCGGGTGATAGGAACGGGGGGTCGGGCGGGGGAGGTGACGCGGGACAGGTCGTGACGGTTCGCGACCGGGTCGGCCCTGCTCAGGCGTGCCGGCGGACGATGCTCTCGAGTTCGTCGCGGATGGCGTCGCGGTCGGGCTCGGAGAAGGTGAAACTCGCCTTCGACTCGTCGGTGTCGGCCCACTCGGAGAGGACGCCGCCGCGACGGTCGATCTCGAGGTACACCGTCACGGACTCCCGGGTGGGTGCGCAGATGACCTCCAGTTCGTCGAGCTTGCCGCGGAACTCGCCGCCGCGGGGCTTGAACTCGAACTCCTGGGCGTAGGGCTGGCTGCGGCCGAACGGCGCCTTCTCGACCTCGGCGCTGTAGAAACTGAACCCGAGGTCCTCGACCGCGTCGAACAGCGCCTGCATGCGCTCGTCGGGGCGGACCTCGATGTGGTCGGTGTCCTTGGGGTCGACCGCCCAGTCGATGTCGAGGCCGGTCTTCAGCCACACCTTCACGTTGCCCATCGTCAGGGGTGTCCCGTAGGGGACCGTGACCTCGACGGTCTCCTCGCGGTGCTCGCCCTCATCGATGGTGAAGTTATCACCGACGCGGAACTTGTCGATGACGGCCTGCGAGTAGCCGTCCTCGGTGCGGTACCGCGTCATCAGGGCGAAGTACATGTGTTCGATCTCCTGTTCGGCCGACCCACCCTCGATCTCGACGGTCGCCTCGACCGTCTCGCCGGGTTCGAGCGACGTCTTCGGGAGGATGGTGTCGACGTTGGCGGAACCGATTCCCACGCTGGAGAGCACTCGTTTCATACCGGTCTAGGCTACTCCCAATCGTATCATAAGCCTTTGGTGAGTACTCCGATAACTCGGTTCCGTGTGGGAGTCT
This window of the Haloarchaeobius amylolyticus genome carries:
- a CDS encoding DUF1028 domain-containing protein, whose amino-acid sequence is MTFSICVRESCGDHDRFGVAVTTRMPGIGDLSPFVSRHGAVAVQGHVTGALGPRLLDLLADGYYLDDVIQTVLGPELDPENRQIHGVDSHGTATYTGEGCNDWRGHRSGTNYTVAGNLLASDAVLDAMAECYEDGDRDEDLAKRLIDVLEAGEDAGGDRRDLDIQSATLRVVDPEAPLGDSYYNDLRTNATRTPLADLREHYELGVEGRAVVADRYDWE
- a CDS encoding ABC transporter ATP-binding protein; translation: MATAHDATDSFDTGDPVLETRELTRRFGELVATDDLSIEVQAGEFRSIIGPNGAGKTTLFNLVSGALYPSEGAVIFQGEDVSRLPPHKRVKKGIGRSFQITNVFGGLSVRENVRLAAQATVGERSPVQNLFGNKDSFPDLNERTDDVLSRVGLDGRGDERASAMAYGDRRRLEIGLVLATDPDLVMLDEPTAGMSADETRATMELIGDVLSDRTVLLIEHDIELVMNASDRITVLNRGSELATGAPEEVAENDEVQQAYLGGGVV
- the paaI gene encoding hydroxyphenylacetyl-CoA thioesterase PaaI — translated: MSEIPEETREHIESDPFCAKLGIELVDLGAGTAVTELEVTEDMLNFHGTPHGGAVYSLADAAFAASSNSHGTTAVALETNMSYLEAVEVGQTLRAEAEETHMAGRTAEYSIDVTADGDRVATFRGRVYRFVD
- a CDS encoding ABC transporter permease, encoding MSTLPLVSGAAILDQLINGLTVGMVYVLLAAGLSIIFGVMDVINFAHGELLALGAYLAVALSTAGIGNFWVALLVAPLAVAVLGGAMERLTIRPLYGRNPLYHILLTFGLVLIFVDAIELIWGTQSLGTLDTGALSGTITILGFQKQLYSYFVIIAGSVVAAGAWLVLEKTRFGLVVRAGSMDRDMVRHLGIDIDRYYTLVFAFGAFLAAVGGVILAGRQSVDPGMGAGVIIPAFIVVVLGGLGSFRGAVAGGLLVGVVQTLVRWQLPFLEGLVVFLLMIGVLLVRPQGLFGSPEWHDPGESGGDLLTGAGGGLLTPQQRKLLGGGVVALLFLAPLGIGNLWGSYFVNTFLVDILIWALFALSLDLVMGYTGLVSLGHVLFYGVGAYATVLFALYLLPSVWIALLVGILVAALIAWVVGYLSIRVSGVYFSMITLAFAELFASLTVKMPGLRAEINPFLASIGVPTIPPLTQGEDGIGAGELYYGLTSGPEFGNVALLGDIMLNYYVVLVLVVVSYFVARRLIDAPFGSVLQSIRESEQRASFLGYDTTAYKRRAFVVSGALGGLAGGLRATQTLGRASPGFLDWLLSGEVIVMTLLGGMGTLYGPMIGAAGFISLQELLLEQGIGYWQGVLGVVFVLFVIFVPRGLVSVPSLIKQRQQAMSGGEGGSPDAEPTEVSD
- the paaK gene encoding phenylacetate--CoA ligase PaaK; translation: MVYNEIETASRAEVTALQSKRLRETVEHVYENVPWYREQFEELGITPEDIETIDDITKLPFTTKEDIRDNYPMDLFAVDRSELRRIHASSGTTGKPKIVGYTEDDLGVWREAMARSLKAGGVEPGMMVQNAYGYGLFTGGLGFHDGIQELGASVIPTGGGNTARQLDMLQDLESDVLCCTPSYCLYLAEEAEERGIDLSELPLSRVVIGAEPFTDPMREEIEEALGVSAVDVYGLSEVIGPGVSIECTEAQDGLHIWEDHFYPEVLDPETGEPVGEGEEGELVITSLTKQALPMIRYRTGDMTRLNYDTCECGRTMVRMDNITGRADDLIIVRGVNVYPSQIEEVMLDMEDVAPYYRIDLYRKGNLDTMELTVEYHEDYEGTHAELEAQIENRLKDVLDVKPDEIEVVGPGVIERTEVGKVKRVFDHREE
- a CDS encoding sporulation protein → MRRVLSSVGIGAATVDTVLPRNKVTPGTELTLTVEVDGGDADQQVDGISFAFVTRYWAGTSHATAVIDSTTAAEDFTIAAGSHRTIEVDVTVPAATPVTVGSTNVWLKTGLDIDWSIDPTDRDSITVDPDPYRQAFFDAADALGYAFDEADCKEAHTVDPARPFVQEFDFVPQSDEYADSGDLEAVFVPDDDGLTAVVQVEPEGGIEDFEEFAAESSEFTITDPDPDTVAETLDDVLADHV
- a CDS encoding VOC family protein — its product is MTHDTPIRVDHVGIAVESVADAEPVLRALGCEKLSDETVEDRFRWVYYRLGDASRIELIEPIEEDSFLTEFLDREGAGLHHVTLEVADIEVVIDGLEAADADLRVVDYAEFDTWTEAFVSPANPTGTLFQLMEYHDDYPEGRLPPEELFVNGGRVQEVQS
- a CDS encoding sporulation protein, whose protein sequence is MKRVLSSVGIGSANVDTILPKTSLEPGETVEATVEIEGGSAEQEIEHMYFALMTRYRTEDGYSQAVIDKFRVGDNFTIDEGEHREETVEVTVPYGTPLTMGNVKVWLKTGLDIDWAVDPKDTDHIEVRPDERMQALFDAVEDLGFSFYSAEVEKAPFGRSQPYAQEFEFKPRGGEFRGKLDELEVICAPTRESVTVYLEIDRRGGVLSEWADTDESKASFTFSEPDRDAIRDELESIVRRHA
- a CDS encoding ABC transporter ATP-binding protein codes for the protein MSLLELENVHGGYGETEVLSGVTMDVEDGEVVSLVGRNGVGKTTTLRSIVGVVETSKGAIRYQGEDITEASAEDVARKGIGFVPEERRVFPGLTVTENLRMGRFGGSDTAHRRSVEDIWQLDAFENLRERKQSRGADLSGGEQQMLSIARAMVAGADLLLLDEPTEGLAPIIVERVADLVTELNEEGISVLLVEQNVAVASQLADRVFILDKGQIVYEGTPEELDENESVRDRHLGVSI